The DNA window AGTGAGGGTAGCAAGCCAGTGGCCAAGGTCTGTGTTGAAGGTGAAACTGGAATAGTGGGAGCTGGATGATGCAGAGCCATGCCAGGGAGATTGGACCCTATTCTCTAGACTTTGAAGGATTTGAAAGAAGAGAGGTGTGATTTGTTTTATGTTGATTTTAAAGAGAACTTGTGGGAACAAACGAAGAGGGTGCACTTGAGAGACTCCTTGAGGACCCAGGGTCCAGTGATATGTGTTAGACAGATTCAAAGATGATTCTGAGATTTCCAGATGTGATAACTAAGTTacccaaaggagaaaaacaggaagaggagaagaattATACCAGAGAAAAGGTGGGATAGGTAATGACTTAGATTTTTGACTGTTTTCAGTTTGAAATACCAGGGAGACATCTCTGATGTCAGGGACATTTCTAGTCTGGAGATCAGGAAAAAGATTAAGGATGAGCATGTTATTTGGCACTTGGTCAACATGCAGAGATGAGATCTGAGGCTTGCAGTAGCTGAGATTGTCCATGGGGATGGGATggtgaagaagagaaaaggccCAGATCAGACCCCTGGGAAAGTCCACATCTGAGGAGGAGGCTCTGAGTCTCTATAATATCATTGTTAAAATGGCATTACCTATTgtccaaataatttatattatatgtgGCTATTAGAAGTTAACTTAATGTAACCTCAGTCATGATTTCACATTATCCTAGGGTATCACTAATTATTTCAAAGTGTCTCAAAATCCTGCTGCCATCTGCCAGagatccttaaaataaaattaattttaataaataacatcATGTCTTACATTTGTATGATGCTTTAGGGTTTTAGAATGCTTATTTGAATCTATTCACTTTCTGAAACAAGGCATATAGCAGCTTAGACTTCGTTGTAAAAATAAGGCACACAGCACTCTGAAATGTCaatgataaatatttgcaattattgAGTTACATGTTCACAAGAAATTTCCAGAAACCACTCCCAAGATGTTCATGGATGTTGAGGTAGGCTGCTAAATAAAGCTTGATTCTCTGAGTCTGAATCTCCTACATGCCAACTTTGTGAATTTGaccaagttacttaacctccctggtcctcagtattttttttttatcagcagaACATCTACTTCTATAGAAGTTGTGAGGGTTTAATAAGAAAGTGTTTATAAAATGCCAAAGAATAATAGGTACTTGACATATAGTAGCTTGACATATAGTAcagcaccccccaaaaaatatttaatatttaatacactTTCCCTTTGCTTCATTTTGCCCTGTggggtttatttttctccttttgcttgCTTGCCTGGAGACCTGTTGTCATCTGAGATTGTACTCTCCATTGAGATCATACTGGGTGCTCAGTTTGCAGaaaaattcagaaggaaaatatttctcttttatttgaaaagtctAATTATTGTTCTTAGGTTTATGACCATTAACCTCTCACAGTTCATGTACTAATATAAAGCATGTATTTAATCCTTCAGATACTTGTGAAGGTTTGTGGCCTTTAGATGCTTAAGAACATTCACTTCCTTCAAGAGTGAGGATGTTTACCACGAACAGTCGTGACTAGGGAAATCCAGAGTTTGGAAGACAAAATACTTCTCATACATCATTATTTTACGACAGTGCTCAGGGGCTTTCTTCCTTAGACTGGCCCCACGTGGAAGGGCTGCTATTTTAGGTAGGCTCTTGAAGGCCACTGTAGTATAGTGCAATATACtgctgattctgtttttttttttttttttttttgaaaatggaagcCTGCTTTTATTGATGCACACATTGACGGACTTGCGATTGGAAGGGGTGGTGACGTTAACATGACTGGTGGTTAACGCAACGGAAACATGAGGGCAGGAGATGGCTTTGCAGGGACATGATGCCTTCATAAGTTAGGGAAACGGACTGCTAGCTGGCTGCCCTTTCATTTCATGTTCTTCACAAACTCCTCTCCCTTTTTGATGGAGGCCTTCAGCTCGGGGATGGCTTCTGCTATCATCTTCTCTTCAGAAGGGGAGATCTTGCCAATGCCTAGATTCTTCTCGATGCCCTTTTTCCCCAGCAGTAATGGTGTGGAGAAATAGGCACAGTCTGCTTCCTGGGATTTAACAAAGGAACATTCGACaactccttccttcccattcatTGCATCCACAAGGGAGAAGACAAACCGAGCTCCAGCGTATGCCATGGACAGGGTGGCAGAGCCTGCTCCAGCTTTGGCCTTCACCACCTCCGTGCCGGCCTCCTGAATCCGCCCAGTGACGGCTGTCAGCTGGTCCTGGGGAAGGTCCACCTTGGGAGTGCACTGAGATATCAGGGGGATGATGGTCTTCCCGGCATGACCGCCAATGACAGGAACATTGACTCGCGCGGGATCCAAACCCTTTAGTTCTGCAATGAAAGTGTTGGCCCTGACAATGTCCAGGGTCGTCACCCCGAAGATTTTATTGGGGTCGTAAGCTCCGTGTTTCTTGAAAACCTCTGTTGCAATTGGGATGGTGGAGTTGACCGGATTTGAAATGACGCAGATCATGGCCTCGGGGCAATGCTGGGCGCAGGCAGCAGTCAGGGTGGCCACAATTGAGGCATTGGTGTTGAACAGGTCATTCCGTGTCATGCCTGGTTTTCTTGGGACTCCAGCTGGAATAACCACCACATCGCAGCCTTTGAGGCAATCCGGCAGCTGCTCAGGTCCAAGGTAGCCTTTCACGGTTGCTCTGGTCTCGATGTGGCTCAGATCTGCGGCCACTCCGGGTGTATGAGCAATATCGTAGAGGGTCAGGCGGCTCACTAAGGGGCTGTTCTTGAGAAGCAGTGCAAGGGGCTGCCCAATTCCTCCGGAAGCCCCAAGCACAGCTACTTTAGCATTGTTCTGGGCCGAGGTGCTGAAGCTGCGGTGGAGAGCGGCGCCGGCAGGGCGGGCGAGGGCGGAGAGCGTGGTTGGTTGgagtgggcagggagccctgattctgtttttataaattatttggttGCTATTTAACTTATGGTAAGAATGATTCACAAATGGCAGCTCTTTTCTTCTAGAATCAATGACTGTCAGGGGTTGTCAAACTTGAGCATGTGTAAGCATCACCAGCAAAGCttgctaaaaatgcaaattcctggcTTCTTTCTCAACAAGGCTTATTCCCTACATACCAGGTGATACTGACAGATCTGCATTTGGAGAGATCAGTTTAAAATACACGAGgacttgggcagcctggtggctcagcggtttagcaccaccttcgatccagggtgtgatcctggagacctgggatcaagtcccatgtcgggctccctgcatggagcctgcttctccctctctctctgcctgtgtctctgcccaccccaccccccgtgtctttcatgaatgaataaataaaatattttttaaataaaataaaatacaccagAACTGATAtgtcatatcagataaaggactagtatccaagatctataaagaacttatcaaactcaacacccaagaagcaatccaatcatgaaatgggcagaagacatgaaccgaaatttctccaaagaagacatacacatggccaacaagcacatgaggaaatgttccacatcacttgccatcagggaaatacaaatcaaaaccacaatgagataccacctcacaccagtgaaaatggtgaaaattaacaagacaggaaacaacaaatgttggagaggatgtggagaaaagggaaccctcttgcactgttggtgggaatgtgaactggtgcagcccctctggaaaactgtgtggaggttcctcaaagagttaaaaatagagctacccttcaacccagcaattgcactactggatatttaccctaaagatacagatgcagtgaaaagccaagacatctgcaccccagtgttcacagcagtaATGAAaggagccaaactgtggaaggagccatgatgtccttcaacagatgaatggataaagatggtatggtctatatatacaatggaatattactcagccatcagaaaggacaaatacccaccatttgcttcaacatggatggaactagagggcattatgctgagtgaaataagtcagtaggagaaggacagtcatcagatggtttcactcatatggaatataagaaatagtgaagggattataagggaaaagaggggaactgagtggggaaaattagggagggagacaaaccttGAGAgtctcccaactctgggaaacaaacaaagggttgcggaagaggaggtgggcgaggggttgaggtaactgggtgatgggcactgaggagggcacatgatgagatgagcactggctgttatactatatgttgacaaattgaacttttaaaaatgtaaaaaaataaatgtatccatttctgggaaaaataaagatgtgaaaggacaaaaataatacaatacaatacaccacaccacaccacaccacaccacaccacaccacaccacaccaggactggggcgcctgggtggctttgttagttaagcacctgccttcagctcaggtcatgatcccagagtcctgggattgagcttccCCACTGctcatcaggaagtctgcttctctcccttgctcatgctctctcagtctctgtcaaataaataaataaaatctaaaatataatatGCCAGGATtaggatttaaatatattttttgactttttttatttttttatttcttgacattTAATGGTAGAATTAGTTTCTAGTTTAGGAAATGAATACCCAAAACACATTAGATTACTGGTGTTATGAGTCAAGCATAAGAGCAATGTTCCTGATGTTTCTTATTGTAATTAGAGGGTAGGACAAACATTTGATTATTTGGATTGATTAGTGTATAcattcataattatttatttatttattttttaaattttttcataataattttttttaaccaggaagGGACGATAGGACCTGAAGTATAATTAAATCTATAGTATCAGCTATATCTCTTAAGTTTTATACCCATTggacagtttgtttgtttgttttaaataagccCTGCATGGAGTCCAAGTTGGGGCttgatcatgaccctgagatcaagactcagatgcttaaccgactgagccacccaggcaccccagacagtgatcatttttatttttggcttagaATGAGGTTTTCAACCTTGGCAGTAATGACATTTAGAACCAGATAATTCTTGCTATAAGAGACTGTGCTGTGCTTTATGAGATGTTTAGCAACACCTCTCCAGATAGAGCAACCCaactgtctccagacattgccaaatggcCCTGGGGGTGGAAAGAGAGCAAAATCACCATACACACCCCGGTTGAGAATCACTGGCTTAAACTACATGTAATAACAATTGAAGTTCCAgagttttctttcccatttcactATAATGTTGTAGAAATTAAATCTCTAGAACAGATGAGATACTCTTCAGTGGCCTAAAGCTTACAAAATCTTACACACATTTTGACCTATTCAAATGGCTTTATGCAGAGAAAATGACAACACACTTCAGCTAACCTCatattccatttgttttcatgaCCTTTTTAAATGTTAGCTGTGGGAATGGTACAAGGGTTAGACCCTTCTAGTCTTCCAAGTATTGGATCATCACCTAGATCTGCTATGGATGGCTATTCATGGAAATTCTAGTTTGCATAATTGCATTCTATGTGGGTCCTTTTTAAACTATTTACCAATAACAGTTTCCTGAAGGACTCATGTGCTGAGTCAGCAGGGAACAGGTACAGGTCATATCTTATCTCAGAAGCTGTGGCTCCTCCTTTGGTCCTCCATTTTGTAGAAGTCTTGTAATCTTCCCACTGAGAGATGTTACGTAGAATGTTTTATAGCACCACCTCACAATGGCTGCTGCAAAGAGTAGTTTTTGTTCTCTTCTGGCTAGCATTTAATTGCAGAGCTCTTTAATATCTGTGGCACTTTCCCCGCCACGTATGGGCAGTACATGGCAGAGTGCCCGGTAAGACATGTGAGCATCAAATAGTAGCCAGCATGTCAGGTGTGTGTTTCTGAGGCTTCCCCTAGCTGGCGTACATTTTGTATGGTATAAATTCTCAAGATTGTGGGGGACAGCAAAGATAATTACTAAGGTATCAGTGTTAATTACCCTAGGTAATTACCAGGCATCAGGGGACACATGAAACTATGAAGTGCCCTTGTTTGCAATAGAACCCCTGCCTCATTTAAGGGCAGGGAAATGATTAGTGCATAAGTTTTAGCAGCCACCCTGATTGTATGCTGTCTCTCAGAGCTCACCcagccctttcctttttttttttttttttttttttaagattttatttattcatgagagacacagagagagagagaggcagagacacaggcagagggagaagcaggctccattcagggagcctgatgcaggacttgatcatggcactctagaatcatgccctgaaccaaaggcagatgctcaacctctgagccacccaggcatcccatcactCAACTCTTTCCTATCTTAGCTGTTCAGTAAACCAGACCAAGGAGACAATGCTCCTTCAGTGCATACAATGCTCCCAACACTTTACACTGATACCTCATTCAGTTCCCACTACTGTTTGAGACCATTGGCAGaacccctattttacagatgaggtcatGCCTCCATTGTAATATTATGGACATTAAGTGATTTGCTCAGATTGGCTCCTATACTAAAGGCAGTAATaggggattcaaacccagatctgctGACAGACCTGGCTTCCTTCACAGTTGCTTCTGAGTTGTTAGGATTTAGGTCTTCTAGTGGCCCTTTACACATGCTAATTACTTCTGACTGCCTGGTAGAGAGCAGCTAGCTTTGGTgggagcagggcctggaggtAGGGACATACTAACCCTCCTCTTCTGGGTTTGAACTTAGAGACCAGCCATTTAATGGGGTAGAGTGCTAAAGGTTCAGATTCCTGGGCTTCCTCATGTGAGTTATTTTGTATCCagggagggaattttttttttaaagataatatttaccAGGTAATCATTccagatattaaaaatagattaaaattacaattttttttgttttttttttttacaatttgatTTAAAGTCTTTCAGTTAGAATGTGAGAAAACCTTAGCTATTATTTAGGGTGAGTAGGTTGTTAAAGTGTGTTGTGAAAGACTAATTGTTCTTATCCAAGTATTTAACCCCTCTCCACTCTTCACTTCCTTATGCAACCAAAGTGTAATCCCCCTTGAAGGATTTTATGAATACCTTGGGTAGTTTTTGAAATCGAAGTTCCTGATGGTATTTGTGTAGGTATTGTAAGTCTAGATTAGTAGTACTCAACCCTGGGCAGTTTTGCTTCTCAAGGGAtgcttggcaatgtctggagacattttggctGTTACAAGTAGTGGGCTGCTACTGGAATCCACTGGGTGGATTTCCTAAAACTTCTTGCAAGCATCATCAGGGATATTTCTGAACATCCTCCAGTAAACAAGACCGCTCCTTACAAGAGAATTATCCAACCTAAAATGTCAGTGGTGCGGAGGTTGAGAGTCTGAGTCTAGAGAATAATTATGGACGGGCACAAAAGTACCTGTTCCATCTCCTTAACCTTTCACAAAGCTCTCTGATGCTCTGCAAACTTAGGTGTCCTCTGGATAAATAGTCCACAGCTGTCCCACCTTATTCATTCATCACACCTTACCCAGCCTTAATTTGTAAATTGAAGGAACTGCTGGTATCTTGATCATATTAAGAAAGAACTGGGCCCCATGTCCATATATGTCACATGTATTGTTTTGCTGTCTTGCCCTCACTTGATGATtctgtgtgtgcatttttgtCTTCACAGACTTTCAACCAACATGTCATTCCTCTAAATAAGATTTCCTCTTAATCAGTGTCTGCAATTATGATCCAAAGGACTTTGATATTGTTTTTTGTATTCTTGATTGTATctacatttcatttcaaaaaaacaaatgttttacaTTTCAAGCTTGTCCATCAGCGATTTCTTGTTGAATGATCTCTGTTAATGCCATAGCTACTCAGAGTAAAAGATCAATTAGATGTTGTGGTatcaatttatcaatttgttgAAGATAAACCTATATAAATACATGCTGTGTGCTCCATGTGTGCACACAGCATGTGTAAGGTTTCCATAGAGCCTGTGTCTTCCTCACAGCAGCTCTTGTGATTTGAAGGCAGGGCTGCAAGCAGGTGAGAGTGGGGCCCAGGCGGGAGCTTCCTGGCCTTGCACCTCAAGTGACCTTGCACCGTGTGGCCTGCATTCTGGCCTTCAGTGATTCTGCAGATTTGCTCTTGCCTTTGCAGGGTGTTCTGAAATGTACCTGCAGGTTTTTAATTTATGGAGGTAATGAGTGTCAACACCAAGGTTAATGCCATTGAAGGAATTACTTATACTTCTAATGAGGAGGGAGCACCCCACAACACACAGGGCTACTGGAAAAGCACCAGGGTTTGTCAGGAGGCAAAAAGGAGCTACGGGGAAAGCATGGTTGGGAGCCTTTATTGGGGTTTCCACAGGAAGGCAGAGTAGGGCAGGGTAAATGACTTAAGACTGCTAGTTTGAATGTCAGTGTGGGCTTGGGACGTCAGCCTGAGGTCTCTGTCTGATACCTGGTCCTAGGCTGATAGAGGGCTGGGAAATAATGGCTTGGTATGTAAGCTAGATAAAAGGAGTACTTAGCTTGCATATGAAAGGCATATTCCCAAGGTCTTCCCTATCTTTGGGTGCGGGGTGGTTTAGCCAGCCCTGGGAGAGGCTGGATCTCCTCAGGTCTATAAGGCCTCCAAGAGGTCATGTGTATAAGGAATAGGAGGGGGGGAAAAACACCACTAATTAAATGCACAAAGAACTTGGAAATAATCAGGTCCAAAGGAACTGACATAACAGTAACTAAACCCACAAGACTGACATCTAATCCAGAatatgagtaatttttttttctcagaaagatTTGGTCATGggaatattaagaatatttattaagaatatttcTCCCATGACCAAATCTTCAAGTCTGTCCTCTGGAACATCAGCTGAATGATGATATCAGAATAATTAGGAAGGctggttagaattttttttttaagattttatttatttatttgaaagagacagtgagagcatgagcaggaggagggggagaggcagaggtagaggaagaagcagactccctcctgagcagggagcctgatgtgggctccatcccaggacacagaATCAttacctgagtcgaaggcagatgcttaacccactgagccacccagcacccctaggcagaattatttcaaaactaGGCTGGGTTATCAGGACAAAGAGAGACCTAGAGTACCTATGTTATGCTAAAGTCTGGCAAATCACTTCTGAATTCCAGCAAGAACACTCTTCAGTGTCCCCCTCTTTGTCTTCTCTGCCTCAGTGCTGCTGCTGATCCTCCCACCAGGGCTCAAGCAGTTACCAGTTTGCAGCTACTGAAACTGTAGTCATGGACTCGAACTCTAGAACCATAGTCTTGCTTCCCTTAGGCTGACACACAGATCACTTTGCTGGGAATTGTGAGTGTCCCCAAACTCTTAGGTGATGCACTTTCACAGATGGTTAGTTGTAGCACTTCTGTGTGGAGTTTTATACACGCAGCTCTCAGAAGTTCCCAAGAATTTTCCATGTCTTAGGTAAGCAGCTCTCTCACCCCACCAGGGAGTACATAGAAAAAATATTGCAAGGAAAGAACCCTTGAAAGGTCTCATTTTAGCCCCAGTAATGCTTTAAACTGATTATGTGACCTTCCTAaacctctgttttctttgttgtaaaATGAAAGGTTGGGGTTCGTGACCCCTGAGGTCTTCCCCAGCACTGGCTTGCTCTGAGAATGATTACATTTGTCACAATATGGGGTTTGCTTCACTACAGTAGCAAAACATCACACATGCAACTTATTATCattgtcttttgattttcttgagtttttcaGCCTCATTTGGGGAAACCTCAGTAGCTGCTCGCACAATGATACTGTGTCCTGTCACATAATTTCAGGGGACAGTACATTGTGCTGGCACAGACTCAGTGCTCATAATCAAGATTATATGTTCTGCTTCCTGTGACTTTTTTGTggcttctggggaaaaaatgcaGATGCTTTTCAATTATTCTGAGGGAATTTTGATTAACCCCCTGGGTAGACTTCTTTGTACCACCTGCCATGGAGAAGCAAGTTTTATTGAACAGAAGGTATAGAATTGAATTgctcatatttgttttctttctggtgCCTATAGCGTTATTTCAAactaaagcattttaataaatatttaataaatatctgtataaAATAGGTTGAAACTGTTAGAAACTAAAGCTCTTTTGTTCTTCAATTTCAAATGCAAATAAGCTAATTGACTTTTAAGTAGAATCTTCAAATTAGAGGCTCATTTTTCCTTTACGTATGTACAAAGTAGTTATTTTTGACTGAGATAGTGTCCTGCTTACTTCATAATTCCAAGTATTAGCCCTTGGAAACAATTGTTTAGGTTTTTTGCAGTGTCactatttttgtgtttcttgtagCTATTTTGCATGTTTACTACTTCTCTTTGCATTCCCATTTTTACCTTTTGCCTCTGGTCAGAAGATGTCAAGTTCTCCATTCATAGAGCATTTTAAATGGCTGACTGTcaggccttttaaaaaaagttttattgaagggcacctggctggctcacttggtagagcatttgattcttgattttggggttgggagtttgagccccatgttgggtatggagttgatgtaaaaaaaaaaaaaagttttattgggacgcctgggtagctcagcggttgagcatctgcctttgctcagggcctgatcccaaatcctgggatcaagtcccacatcaggctccttgcatgggagcctgcttctcctccctctgcctgtgtctctgcctctctctctctgtctctcatgaataaataaaatcttaaaaaaacgttttactgagatataattcacattctACACAAGTTACCCATTTAAtgtgtagaattcagtggtttttagtgtgTTCACAGGGCTGTGCAACTCTTAGTCCATTTGAGAGCATTTCGTCACTCCAAAAAGAAGCCCCTTTCCCTTTAGGAGTTAATACCCTATTCTCCTTCAGCcctgccagcccctggcagccactaatcttTCTACCTGTATAtgtttgcttattctggacattgtGTATAAACAAAACCAtttatgtgatcttttgtgactggcttctttcacttggcatcatATTCTCAATGATTCATCTCTCTTATACCTTCAGTAGTTCATTCACTCTTTGCTGAATAACGTTCCAGTGTATGCATATATCACAGTTTGCTTATCTATTCCTCAGGATGGAtgttgaattgtttgtttttttagctattataaataatatcgCTGTGAACATGCCTATACATGTTTTTGTGGGAcatatgtcttcatttttcttgagtgaATATCTATAAGGGAATTTTGAGTCATATGGCAGCTCTATGTTTAAGttctttttgaggaactgccaggctGTTTTCTGAAGCACCTGCACcatcttacattcccaccagcaatatgtgaatcatttattttctccacatccttgccagcatgtCTCTATCGTTtttattattgaggtataattgacagcACTGTGCTTGGTTCAGGGATTCggtatttgtatgtattgtgaaatgatcaccgtaagtctagttaacatccgaTGTCTATATCTTTTTGATTTCTAGCCACCTAGCAGGTGTAAAGATAGGACTTGTTTTTAAATACTCTCTACGTAGGATTCCTTCTATTCTCTAGAGATCCTAATTCAAAAACAGCCCAAATGGCatattattgtgttttgttttttaaaacaaacttaacCCTAATGAAACAACAAAGCACatgcattttaattattgtgtatTTCCTATTGCATTGTTGTCTCTTCCTTctgcaaataaaatgtttttgatattAAGCAGTTCCTTTCATTtccctaggcttttttttttttttttttttaatggtagcaCATACTGTGCAGGAAGGTCATTAcactgagaggaaaaaagaataatcagCCTTGAAGAGAAAGTTAATGctgtttgtataatttttaaataggtaTCTTGTAACATTTTGAGATTTAAACCAACTAATAATATTTTTTGCACATTACTGGgcagtttgtttttgttgcctgtgaATTGATATTTTGCTTTGGGAACTATGATAGTGAAAATATCAAGCTTCAAATACTTTGATTCCTTAGTCATTTAATTCCTTAGTCATTTAGGTAGTAATTCTGTTCTGCAGACCACCTACAAGTGTTTGTAAGGGATATAATAACTGACACTGTATTTAATTAGCACTAATATTGTGTAGAAGGAAAAACATATTAAGTATCTTTATGAGTCACTAGTTCAAAATTAGCAGAAACTAGGAAGGGAAAGTCCTTGTCTGCACTTTTATTTTGCCTAGCCATGGAAGTTTGTGACTcgtttgttcatttgttccttcattcattcattcaacaagtatttgttgggTTCATATTATGTGCCAAATAATGTTCCACATCCTGGGGAAAAGGACTAATTGATATAGGACAGAGtataaatcacaaataaatatccagaag is part of the Canis lupus dingo isolate Sandy chromosome 22, ASM325472v2, whole genome shotgun sequence genome and encodes:
- the LOC112655764 gene encoding malate dehydrogenase, mitochondrial-like → MTRNDLFNTNASIVATLTAACAQHCPEAMICVISNPVNSTIPIATEVFKKHGAYDPNKIFGVTTLDIVRANTFIAELKGLDPARVNVPVIGGHAGKTIIPLISQCTPKVDLPQDQLTAVTGRIQEAGTEVVKAKAGAGSATLSMAYAGARFVFSLVDAMNGKEGVVECSFVKSQEADCAYFSTPLLLGKKGIEKNLGIGKISPSEEKMIAEAIPELKASIKKGEEFVKNMK